The candidate division TA06 bacterium B3_TA06 genome includes a region encoding these proteins:
- the deoC gene encoding deoxyribose-phosphate aldolase → MSKPELPKSAEQMARMIDASMLRPQATRSDVESFLEEAILYNFAAVFLHPAWVGDARQIIKGSPVRLGIAIGYPHGAHLTETKLLEIDQGLDLCADEFDMVANIGRLKSGEGIAVAKEIERCRRSIEGKVFKVIIETGWLSDDEKRLAARIVADAGADFVKTSTGIVAPGATVADIKLLYEAVDGSIGVKASGGIRAFDQAMEMIAAGASRIGTSAGRAIVEEAKQRFSSK, encoded by the coding sequence ATGAGCAAGCCTGAACTTCCTAAATCCGCGGAACAGATGGCGCGGATGATAGATGCGTCCATGCTGAGGCCCCAAGCCACACGCTCAGACGTTGAAAGCTTCCTTGAGGAGGCGATCCTCTACAACTTCGCCGCTGTGTTTCTGCATCCGGCGTGGGTCGGTGACGCGCGCCAGATCATCAAGGGCTCACCTGTAAGGCTCGGCATAGCAATAGGTTATCCGCACGGGGCACATCTTACAGAAACCAAACTGCTTGAGATCGATCAGGGTCTTGATTTGTGTGCCGATGAGTTCGACATGGTTGCCAACATCGGGCGTTTGAAGTCGGGCGAGGGCATCGCGGTTGCCAAGGAGATAGAGCGCTGCCGCCGCTCGATTGAGGGCAAGGTGTTCAAGGTAATAATCGAGACCGGCTGGCTTAGTGACGATGAGAAGCGGCTGGCTGCGCGCATCGTGGCTGACGCGGGTGCAGACTTCGTGAAGACCTCTACAGGTATCGTAGCCCCTGGCGCCACGGTTGCCGACATAAAGCTCTTATACGAGGCGGTGGACGGCTCCATCGGTGTCAAGGCTTCAGGCGGGATAAGGGCTTTTGATCAGGCGATGGAGATGATTGCAGCCGGTGCTTCCCGCATCGGCACCTCAGCAGGCCGGGCGATAGTGGAAGAAGCGAAGCAGAGGTTTTCATCAAAGTAG